CCGGCCattgtggagccactctactgtgggctccggcgtgccgctGGCATTGCAGGTGAAGCGGGtcgtttggcccacgggcaacacgtgggtaggagagtggaactctgtgatgctgggggcctcctcctcctcctccgtgagcatcactgaacctgaagaaaccaggaggagaggagtgaacgtctacaacacggatctagagatgcagcgtcagacactcccttcatTCTATCCcaacacctgtccactagagggcgacccAGGAGTTTCAAACCCAGTATTCTCACctgccttttcatacatgattgaataacacagcagtgtctacaaagattTCCCAGGGAGATTGACAAGTCGGGGGCAGAGCTTGCAGACAAGAAGGCAAACCTTTAACCAGCTCCAATTTATACCAATGAAAGCAAACGCAGAAAAAGATGCTACGTAGACGCTGGAGATACGCAGACAAAGTAAGAGTTAATCGTTTCATGTTCTAAACTGTGTTTAAAATATGCAAGTGATTTGTGGTTAATTCAAATTAACTTCTTACTATCAGTTATTTCTTGTATGCCATCCTTCCTACCAATTTTTTTTCAGAGTATCTTGATGTAGAGTCCTGACCCTGTGTAGTATACCACATTAAGAACCTGACCTTTTGTGAAGACTCAATCAAACCGGTCCATCTTTGCCTTAGGTAGAACTGTAAACCTCACTCTATTGAGTGCATAACAAAGACCAGCGCCTCTGTACTCTActgctccccctgctggaggaggagcctaaCAACACCTGCAGTACCACCATGCTGCCACAAGGGGACATCCTTTATTTTGGTTAGTAGTTTAACAGTTTATGCTCTGTTGGcctgacaataaaaaaaaaaaatatatatatatatatatatatatatatatatatattagtggtgggccgttatcgacgttaacggctgcgttaacgcaaaacttttatcgcgcgataaaaaaaatatcgccgtcAATCTATTttcacttccttgttcggacccatcacgtgcctgaactaaccaatcagaagatggaatttagactgaggtaaacgtgagggaatcagaggggcagattcaacagaatatcctgactgtgttaaatatgtaaacatgtaaatatgtaataattgtgtaacataaatatgtaaatgattaccTGACTAAAAATTGaaagtacatttctagcaaattaactccaatataaattacattattttattctacaactttccaatatttaacttctaaaccttacattattatggattattacacggctcttctcaatgctgtagactgctccattcacttgcatgggccttcccaacgtactgctgtcaattatttttgtttatgctccattcacttgcatgggcacttcacaacttccggcggtgaataatatttgataaatcaccatttcccagtataattgaccgctgtcaaggtaaacgaacagatttttgccgtttgccattttaatgtagattaattttggaattaatctagattaaaaaaaaaaatctattcccaccactaatatatatatatgtaaggagGGATGTTCAAACATAAATCACAAAAGCCGAGAGTATTTTTGAATGAAATAACATGATTAATTTAATAACTCTCATAACTGCTATAAAGCCCTCACCAAATACATCCAGtaagtgctctctcccctccgtcCAAGGTGTCGCTGAgtctaggacaggacagaggaataTAGAACatatgagctctaaaacagaaTGACATTCTAACATAacaggacccacagccaaccCAACACAAAGTCCATCCCCCTGAAAGAAAACATGTATTtacaattaatattaatataaatactAATCCTTATAACGATAACATTTATTGtgattatttacatttacatttagggcattcagcagacgcttttatccaaagcaacttacaataagtacatttgtcataaaaagtgaaacaatatatcgctgtctgtatagtaaagatgttcatataACCAAGTGCAAGAACCAACAATTGCTAGGCTAACCTATTCCCTGTGTACAACATTGATATCAGCcactgcagatgctacacaattaagtactatgaatatgtgcaatgtagattaagtgcgtacaaaagtgtgtacattaagtgccaggacgtacacctataataataataataataatatcaataatattAGAATTTTTAAttctattgttatttttattttaatcaggatgatatgatttagactcactgaaCTGCAGGGAGATTAAgagaatactcagcagtccgaATATCAGCAAGACAATGTTGCAGGACTTTAGGGCTGTTCAggaatagcacacacacacacacacacacacacacacacacacacacacacacacacacacacacacacacacacacacacacacacacacacacacagttatgtaCACAGGGATATATTCATACTGCAtggctgtcattcacagtccagacAGTCTTcctacggtctgcagaatccctccccaTCTAGTAGAAACATCAGAAGTACTGTAGCTCTCGTGTTGCATTATGAACACACTTAAGCAGAACAACTGGTCTCCAGCATACTTGTTATTATTCCCTGATTAttgacatgtacacacatacagttacacagtaatacattcatacacacagttatacagtaatacataaacataatacatgaaaatatttattttagtggtttatttattttaaatgctctAAAAAGgtcacctaccaaatcttctgtGGCTGGTCTTCCTCGGGTCAAAAGACTTCCTCAAGAAGTCCTCAGGTTCCATAGtgagtccagggtccggttcagagacAGTGTCCATGGCTCCTCTCTGACAGCTTCCAGGGCTTCTTCTCTCAGCCTTCAGCCCTGCTATATTAGCTGGAAAAGCGGTGTCACATGTTTTAACTCTGACCAATCATTGGCTTGCAATGATtggtcaacacaaacacaaacacacacaccacacacacacaaactgaatgTCAGAAGATTATT
The Gadus morhua chromosome 7, gadMor3.0, whole genome shotgun sequence DNA segment above includes these coding regions:
- the LOC115546734 gene encoding hemicentin-2-like isoform X1; this translates as MDTVSEPDPGLTMEPEDFLRKSFDPRKTSHRRFALKSCNIVLLIFGLLSILLISLQFNSATPWTEGREHLLDVFGSVMLTEEEEEAPSITEFHSPTHVLPVGQTTRFTCNASGTPEPTVEWLHNGRPLEMNGTDNQSEAWLERGFLFVRGVRYGVNTVCCMASNSAGTANHTAELLVFGKFWIQGEMLVVYVFIALLLIYS
- the LOC115546734 gene encoding peroxidasin-like protein isoform X2; translated protein: MDTVSEPDPGLTMEPEDFLRKSFDPRKTSHRRFALKSCNIVLLIFGLLSILLISLQFSSVMLTEEEEEAPSITEFHSPTHVLPVGQTTRFTCNASGTPEPTVEWLHNGRPLEMNGTDNQSEAWLERGFLFVRGVRYGVNTVCCMASNSAGTANHTAELLVFGKFWIQGEMLVVYVFIALLLIYS